One window of the Lemur catta isolate mLemCat1 chromosome 6, mLemCat1.pri, whole genome shotgun sequence genome contains the following:
- the YARS2 gene encoding tyrosine--tRNA ligase, mitochondrial isoform X1, which yields MAAPMLRLFFRGWWSRAPTPSGVLPLGSRKAHSRAQGLLAAQKARGLFKDFFPETGTKLELPELFDRGSAGSFPQTIYCGFDPTADSLHVGHLLALLGLFHFQRAGHNAIALVGSATARLGDPSGRTKEREALDAERVLANARALRRGLEALAANHQELFNDGRPWGSFTVLDNAAWYQKQQLVNFLATVGGHFRMGTLLSRLSVQARLKSPEGMSLTEFFYQVLQAYDFYHLFQRYGCRVQLGGSDQLGNIMSGYEFIHKLTGEDVFGITVPLITSTTGAKLGKSAGNAVWLNRDKTSPFELYQFFVRQQDDSVERYLKLFTFLPLPEIDHIMQLHLKEPEKRGPQKRLAAEVTKLVHGREGLDSAKRCTQALYHSSIDALEVMSDQELKELFKEASFSELVLDPGTSVLDTCRKANAIPDGPRGYRMITEGGVSINHRQVTNPESVLVVGQHILKNGLSLLKIGKRNFYVIKWLQL from the exons ATGGCGGCGCCCATGCTGCGGCTTTTTTTTAGGGGCTGGTGGTCTCGTGCCCCAACCCCGTCAGGAGTCTTGCCCCTGGGGAGCCGTAAGGCTCACTCGCGTGCTCAGGGGCTACTGGCGGCGCAGAAGGCTCGGGGTCTGTTCAAGGATTTCTTCCCGGAGACGGGTACGAAGTTAGAGCTCCCGGAGCTCTTCGACCGGGGCTCGGCGGGCAGCTTTCCCCAAACCATTTACTGCGGCTTCGATCCCACAGCTGACTCGCTTCATGTGGGGCATCTGCTGGCGCTGCTGGGCCTGTTTCATTTCCAGCGAGCGGGCCACAACGCGATCGCGCTGGTGGGAAGCGCCACGGCGCGCCTGGGAGACCCGAGCGGCCGCACCAAGGAGCGCGAGGCGCTGGACGCGGAGCGCGTGCTGGCTAACGCGCGCGCCCTGCGCCGAGGGCTCGAGGCCCTGGCGGCTAATCACCAGGAGCTCTTCAATGATGGGCGTCCCTGGGGCAGCTTCACCGTGCTGGACAACGCAGCCTGGTACCAGAAGCAGCAGCTGGTGAATTTCCTGGCGACAGTGGGCGGTCACTTTCGCATGGGCACGCTGCTGAGCCGGCTGAGCGTGCAGGCGCGGCTCAAGAGCCCCGAGGGCATGAGCCTGACCGAGTTCTTTTACCAGGTGCTCCAGGCCTATGACTTCTATCACCTGTTTCAGCGTTATGGATGCAGGGTCCAGCTGGGAGGATCTGATCAGTTGGGCAACATCATGTCCGGATATGAGTTCATCCACAA GTTGACTGGAGAAGATGTATTTGGAATCACTGTCCCTCTAATTACAAGTACAACTGGAGCAAAGCTGGGAAAGTCCGCTGGCAATGCTGTTTGGCTAAACAGAGATAAGACATCTCCATTTGAATTGTATCAATTCTTCGTCAGGCAGCAAGATGATTCAGTGGAAAG GTACCTGAAGCTCTTCACTTTTCTGCCCCTTCCAGAGATTGACCACATTATGCAGCTGCACCTCAAAGAGCCAGAAAAGCGGGGTCCTCAGAAACGACTTGCCGCAGAAGTAACAAAGCTTGTTCATGGACGAGAAGGACTGGATTCTGCTAAAAG gTGTACACAAGCCCTTTATCACAGTAGCATAGATGCACTGGAGGTCATGTCTGATCAAGAGTTAAAAGAGTTGTTTAAAGAAGCTTCATTTTCTGAATTAGTTCTCGACCCTGGAACAAGCGTCCTAGATACATGTCGCAAAGCAAATGCCATTCCAGATGGTCCCCGAGG gtatCGAATGATAACAGAAGGTGGAGTCAGTATAAATCACAGACAAGTAACAAATCCTGAGAGTGTGTTAGTTGTCGGACAACATATTCTCAAAAATGGACTTTCTTTacttaaaataggaaaaaggaatttttacGTTATAAAATGGCTTCAGTTATGA
- the YARS2 gene encoding tyrosine--tRNA ligase, mitochondrial isoform X2, with protein MAAPMLRLFFRGWWSRAPTPSGVLPLGSRKAHSRAQGLLAAQKARGLFKDFFPETGTKLELPELFDRGSAGSFPQTIYCGFDPTADSLHVGHLLALLGLFHFQRAGHNAIALVGSATARLGDPSGRTKEREALDAERVLANARALRRGLEALAANHQELFNDGRPWGSFTVLDNAAWYQKQQLVLQAYDFYHLFQRYGCRVQLGGSDQLGNIMSGYEFIHKLTGEDVFGITVPLITSTTGAKLGKSAGNAVWLNRDKTSPFELYQFFVRQQDDSVERYLKLFTFLPLPEIDHIMQLHLKEPEKRGPQKRLAAEVTKLVHGREGLDSAKRCTQALYHSSIDALEVMSDQELKELFKEASFSELVLDPGTSVLDTCRKANAIPDGPRGYRMITEGGVSINHRQVTNPESVLVVGQHILKNGLSLLKIGKRNFYVIKWLQL; from the exons ATGGCGGCGCCCATGCTGCGGCTTTTTTTTAGGGGCTGGTGGTCTCGTGCCCCAACCCCGTCAGGAGTCTTGCCCCTGGGGAGCCGTAAGGCTCACTCGCGTGCTCAGGGGCTACTGGCGGCGCAGAAGGCTCGGGGTCTGTTCAAGGATTTCTTCCCGGAGACGGGTACGAAGTTAGAGCTCCCGGAGCTCTTCGACCGGGGCTCGGCGGGCAGCTTTCCCCAAACCATTTACTGCGGCTTCGATCCCACAGCTGACTCGCTTCATGTGGGGCATCTGCTGGCGCTGCTGGGCCTGTTTCATTTCCAGCGAGCGGGCCACAACGCGATCGCGCTGGTGGGAAGCGCCACGGCGCGCCTGGGAGACCCGAGCGGCCGCACCAAGGAGCGCGAGGCGCTGGACGCGGAGCGCGTGCTGGCTAACGCGCGCGCCCTGCGCCGAGGGCTCGAGGCCCTGGCGGCTAATCACCAGGAGCTCTTCAATGATGGGCGTCCCTGGGGCAGCTTCACCGTGCTGGACAACGCAGCCTGGTACCAGAAGCAGCAGCTG GTGCTCCAGGCCTATGACTTCTATCACCTGTTTCAGCGTTATGGATGCAGGGTCCAGCTGGGAGGATCTGATCAGTTGGGCAACATCATGTCCGGATATGAGTTCATCCACAA GTTGACTGGAGAAGATGTATTTGGAATCACTGTCCCTCTAATTACAAGTACAACTGGAGCAAAGCTGGGAAAGTCCGCTGGCAATGCTGTTTGGCTAAACAGAGATAAGACATCTCCATTTGAATTGTATCAATTCTTCGTCAGGCAGCAAGATGATTCAGTGGAAAG GTACCTGAAGCTCTTCACTTTTCTGCCCCTTCCAGAGATTGACCACATTATGCAGCTGCACCTCAAAGAGCCAGAAAAGCGGGGTCCTCAGAAACGACTTGCCGCAGAAGTAACAAAGCTTGTTCATGGACGAGAAGGACTGGATTCTGCTAAAAG gTGTACACAAGCCCTTTATCACAGTAGCATAGATGCACTGGAGGTCATGTCTGATCAAGAGTTAAAAGAGTTGTTTAAAGAAGCTTCATTTTCTGAATTAGTTCTCGACCCTGGAACAAGCGTCCTAGATACATGTCGCAAAGCAAATGCCATTCCAGATGGTCCCCGAGG gtatCGAATGATAACAGAAGGTGGAGTCAGTATAAATCACAGACAAGTAACAAATCCTGAGAGTGTGTTAGTTGTCGGACAACATATTCTCAAAAATGGACTTTCTTTacttaaaataggaaaaaggaatttttacGTTATAAAATGGCTTCAGTTATGA